The following coding sequences are from one Apodemus sylvaticus chromosome X, mApoSyl1.1, whole genome shotgun sequence window:
- the Cetn2 gene encoding centrin-2, whose amino-acid sequence MASNFKKTNMASSAQRKRMSPKPELTEEQKQEIREAFDLFDADGTGTIDIKELKVAMRALGFEPKKEEIKKMINEIDKEGTGKMNFSDFLTVMTQKMSEKDTKEEILKAFKLFDDDETGKISFKNLKRVAKELGENLTDEELQEMIDEADRDGDGEVNEQEFLRIMKKTSLY is encoded by the exons ATG GCCTCTAATTTTAAGAAGACAAACATGGCATCCAGTGCGCAGAGAAAAAGGATGAGCCCTAAGCCTGAACTTACTGaagaacagaaacaggaaatccGGGAAGCTTTTGATCTCTTTGATGCTGATGGAACTGGAACTATAGACATCAAGGAACTAAAG GTGGCAATGAGGGCCCTGGGCTTTGAacccaagaaagaagaaatcaagaaaatgataaatgaaaTTGATAAAGAAGGAACAGGAAAAATGAACTTCAGTGACTTTTTGACAGTGATGACTCAGAAAATG TCTGAGAAAGACACCAAAGAAGAAATCCTGAAAGCTTTTAAGTTGTTCGATGATGATGAGACTGGGAAAATATCATTCAAGAATCTTAAGCGCGTGGCCAAGGAGCTGGGTGAGAACCTGACAGATGAGGAGCTGCAG GAAATGATTGATGAAGCTGATCGAGATGGAGATGGTGAGGTCAATGAGCAAGAGTTCCTGCGCATCATGAAGAAGACCAGCCTCTATTAA